In the genome of Streptomyces fagopyri, the window CGCGAGGACGCCGCCCCATATCCCATACCGCGGCGATCAGTTCGGCCGTCGTGAACTCGCCGTGGACGAGGTAGCCGCCCGCGCCCCGGCGCGACGCCTCGGCCACGACCTCGGGTTCGCGGCTGTACGTCAGCATCATCACGGGGGCGAGCCGGGCCAGATCGGGCAGGGCGGTGAGCCCGTCCGTGCCGGGCATGCGGACGTCGAGCAGGACGACGTCCGGCGGATGCGCCGTCGCCGCGGTCACGGCGTCCGCGCCGTTCGCGGCCTGGGCGACGACCTCGATGTCCGGATGGCCACCGAGCAGCGCGGCGAGTCCGGCCCGGACGACGGGGTTGTCGTCGGCCACCAGTACCCGCAGGGGCGGGCCGATAAGTGCCTGGTCAGGCATGTGCGGCCTCCTCTTGGGGGGTGTGGGGAGGAGCGGGGGCGAGGGGAAGGGTCAGGCGGACCTCCGCCCCTCCGTGCTCGGAGCGGTTCAGGTCGATGCGGCCGCCGAGGGAGGCGGCGCGTTCCGTCATGCCGAGCAGACCGAAGTGGCCGGTTCTGGTCAGGTCGCCGAGGGCCGCGCCGGGCGGAGGTCCCACTCCGTCGTCCCGCACCCTCACGACGAACTCGCTTTCCTGGGTGCGCGGTTCGACTTCCACCGTCACCGCCTTCGCGTGTGCGTGCCGGTGCGTGTTCTCCAGTGCCTCGGACACGATCGCCAGGACGTGGCGGGCGGTCGCGTAGGACAGGACCGGGCGGTCGCCGTGGTGGCGGAGTTCCGTGGTCAGGTGCGTGCGTGCCTCGAACGAGGCGACGACGTGGTCGAGTTCGGACAGGATGTCCGTTCCCGCCGAGGTGAGGTCGGTGTGGTGGCGCAGGTCCGACAGAAGGTCGCGGGACTCCGCCGCCGCCCGGCGGGCCGCACCCGCGACCGTCGACGCCTGGCGCTTCAGGGTGCCCGGGTCCGCGCCGTCCGCCGAGGCCGACGCGGCCAGCGCCTCCGCCGCCAGGGCCAGCCCGTGCAGCGTCTTCGCCACCGAGTCGTGCATCTCGCGGGCCAGTCGCGCCCGTTCCGACTCGACGGCCTCGGCGACGGCGAGGCGGGAGTTCGCCTCGGACAGTGCCTGGCTCGCCGTGCCGAAGCGGAACATCAGATTGCGCAGGGTGACGCCGATGATGCCGGCGCCGACGCAGAACCCCGCGACGAGGAGGGTATTGGCGCCGGCACCCGGGTGGTGCTGCCAGGCCCGGTACACCGTCACCAGGACGATCAGCTGGAGGCCCGTGAAGACGCCCGAGCCGCGCCAGCCGTAGAGCAGGCCGGCCAGCAGCGGGGTGCAGACCGTCGCGTACGCGAGGGGGGACGCGGGCGACGCCGTCAGGAGCAGCACCGCGCCGAAGGCCAGGTCCACGGCCATCAGGGTGGGGTGCGCGAGGAGGCGGGGGCCGAAGCGGTCCCAGTCCCTGAGCATGGCGTAGGAGCCCATGACGCCGAGGACGGCGGCGGCCAGGACCGTGTAGCGGGACAGGCCGTCGGTGGCGTTGGCCATCGCGAAGGGGGCGCCGATCGCGATCGCGGCGAGCCGGACGGCGAAGGCCTGCCGGCAGAGTGCCTGGAGGGCGTTGAGCTGGAGGCGGACGCTGCCGGGGGCGGGGGCGTCGTCGGCCAGGTAGCCGGGACCCGCGCCGCCGGGCCAGTTCGACGCCCTCTGTCGGGCTTCGCCGTCCGGTCCCCGTCGCGTCGGCGTCGCGGTCCCTCCCGCCGGTCCTGCCGCACCCGCCGCCCCTGCCTCCGGGTGACCGGCGGGGCTCGCGGGGCGCTCCGGTGCCCACGGCCCGACCAGCCGCGCCCACAGCCGGCCCGGCGGGGTCCGGGAGTGGCCCCGCGAGGCCCCCGGGCGGCCCGTTCGGGCATCCGGTCGGGTTCGGGTACCCGGCCGGGATTGTCGCGGCGCGGGAGGCAGCCAGGGCGGCGGCGTACGGCGGGTGTTCATCAGCGGCCCAGGATCGAGCCGAAGTTCGTGCCCGACCCCAGGAACATGCCCGTGGCGATCAGGATCATCGTCGCCGGAAGCATGAAGACGAGGGTGACCATCGTCGCCTTGGGGATGGTCTTGGCCGCGCGACGGCGGGCGTTCTGGGCGTCCGTGCGGCGCATGTCCGTGGCCAGCTGGATCAGGGTCTCGGCGATCGGGGAGCCGAGTTCCTCGCCCTGCTGCAACGCCGACACGAACTGGGCGACCTGCTCGGAGGAGTTGCGTCTGCGCAGCTCGTCGAAGGCCTGGCGGCGGCTGACGCCCATGTCCATCTGGCGCAGGGTGATGCGCAGTTCGTCCGCCCACGGGCCCTCGTACTTCTCCGCGACGCGGTCCAGGGCCTGGCGGAAGCCGAGACCGGCCGAGACCACGACCGCGAGAACGTCGAGGAAGTCGGGGAGGATGCGGTCGATGGCCTCCTTGCGTTCGCGGACGGCCTGCCAGATGAGGGCGTCGGCGGCGACCAGGCCGAAGGTCAGCGAGAGCACGGCGAACAGGAGCTGTCCGTTGGAGAGGAAGATCAGGCCCAGCAGGACGCCGAAAACGCCGTACACCGCGCGGCGCGCGGCATAGCGGTTGAGCGTCAGACCGCCGGGATTGCCCGCCATGTCTATGCGCCGGCGTTTGGCGTCGACGCGGCGGGGCCCCATCAGTCGCAGCACCGCGGGGGCGAAGCGCATGCCGAGGCGGTCGACGGCCGAATCCGCCTTGGAGACGCGGGTTCCGCCGACCTCCAGGGCGAGTGCGAGGTCGCTGGGCAGTTTGGCGTCGGCGCGGATCATGCGGATGCCGAGCAGGGCGCCCGCGACGGCGGCGGCCGTCACCAGCGCGAGCAGCAGGGGGAGCAACGTGATCCCTCCTTCCTCAGACTTCGATCTTGCCGAGGCGGCGGATGACGAAGAAGCCGACGGTGTACAGGCCGAGCGAGATGAGGACGAGGGCCTGGCCGAGGCCGGAGCCGGTGACGCGGGCGAGCGCGCCCTCGTTCGAGGAGTTGATCAGGAGCAGGGAGCCGAGGCCGAGCAGCGGGACCGTGAAGGCCGTCGCGTTGACCTCGGAGAGCATCGTGCGGACCTCGCGGCGGGTCTCCTTGCGGTCCTCCAGGGTCTGGGTGAGGTTGCGCAGGGAGCTGACGACCGAGCCGCCCGCCTTGTTGGCCAGGACCAGTGTGGTGACCAGGACGATCAGTTCGCGGGAGGGGAGTCGCTCGGACAGTTCGCCGAGGGCGTCGTCGATGGTGCGGCCCATCAGCAACTGGTCGGCCACGTGGGCGAGTTCCTCGCCCGCCGGGTTCTCCAGCTCCTCGGCGGCCATCGCCAGCGCGGTCCGCATGGCGAGGCCCGCGGCGGTGGCGTTGGCCAGCAACCGGGCCACGTCCGGTAGTTGGCCGATGAAGGCCTCGATGCGGCGCTGTCGCTGCCAGTTGAGGAAGATGACCGCGCTCCACACGCCGACCAGGGCGGCGATGGGGCCGAAGAAGGGGGCCAGTACCGAGGCCGCGATCAGCCACAGGGCGACGACGACGGCGGTGACGTAGGTGGCGAACTCGCCCGCCGTCACGTCGAGGCCCGTCGCCGACAGACGCAGGTGGATGCTCCGGCCGAGCCGGGTGCGGCGCAGCCGTCGGTCGACGGCTGCGAAGCGGCGTACGCGGCCCGCGGCGGTGCGCAGCGGGCCGCCCCCGGAGAGGCGGTCCACGAGGGCCTGGCGCTGGGCGCGCCCGGAGGCGTACGTGTGCACGCCCGCGACGGCGAGGGTGCCGCACAGGACGGTGGCGCCGAGGGCCAGGACGGCGGGGTCGTTCACGGCCCGCTCCTCTCGGTCGTGGGGGTCATCCGATGGCCTGCCTGGGGTCGAGCGCGTCCAGGACCTCGACGACGCCGAAGGCGGGCGGCAGCGGCTCGTTGGCGACGTACAGCTTCTCCGCGACCGGGCGGGGCAGCGGGAGGTGCTCGAAGTGGCCGTGGACGACACGGTCGGGGCCGACGGGGCGCGGGACGAACCGGGTGACGGGCACGACCCGGAACTGTTCACGGCCGTGCGAGACCAGCAGCGCGATCTCGGTGATCCTGCGGGAGCCGTCGGCGTGCCGGGAGAGCTGGACGACCACGTCGACGGCCGAGTTGATCTGGTCCTTCAGCGCCTCGAAGGGGATCAGGACCTCGGACATCGAGCCGAGGGTCTGGAGCCTCATGAGGGCGTCCTCCGCGGAGTTCGCGTGGACCGTCGCGAGTGAGCCGTCGTGGCCGGTGGACATGGCCTGGAGCATGTCGAGGGTCTCCCCGCCGCGGACCTCACCGACGATGATGCGGTCGGGGCGCATGCGCAGGGAGTTGCGGACCAGGTCGCGGATGGTGATCTGGCCCTTGCCCTCGACGTTCGGGGGCCGGGACTCCAGGCGGATGACGTGTTCCTGCTGGAGCTGGAGTTCGGCGGAGTCCTCGATGGTGATGATGCGTTCGTGGGACGGGATGAGTCCGGAGAGCGCGTTGAGGAGGGTGGTCTTCCCGCTGCCCGTGCCGCCGCTGACGATCAGGTTGAAGCGGGCGCGTACGAACGCCGCGAGGAGCATCAGCATCTGCTCGTCGAGCGAGCCCAGGCCGATGAGCTCGGGGAGCGTGTACGCGCGGGGGAAGCGGCGGATCGTGAGGGTGGGTCCGGTGAGGGCGAGCGGCGGGATGATGACGTTGACGCGTTCGCCGGTGGGGAGGCGGGCGTCGACCATGGGGTTGGACTCGTCGACGCGGCGGTTGACCGTGGAGACGATGCGTTCGATGGTCTGCATGAGCTGTTCGGTGGAGGCGAAGCGGAGCGGGAGCTGTTCGACCCGGCCGGCGCGCTCCACGAAGATCGAGTCCGGGCCGTTGACCATGATCTCGGTGATCGACGCGTCGGCGAGCAGTGGTTCGAGGACGCCGAGTCCGAGGGCTTCGTCGACGACCCGGCGGATCAGCTGGGAGCGTTCGGCGGAGGAGAGGACGGGGCCTTCGCGGCTGATGATGTGGCCGAGTACGCGCTCCAGGCGCACCCGGCGTTCGGCCGCCGCCAGGCTCGACATCTCGGCGAGGTCGATCTCCTCGAGGAGTTTGGCGCGGTAGACGGCGACGAGGTGTCCGTCCTCGCGGGCGGGGCCTCCCTCGTCGGGGGTGGCCAGTCGGGATCGCAGGCTCATGGGTTCGGCTCCTCCCGGTCGGTCGTGGGTTCAGTCGTCGGTGGGCATGGTGGCCTGGCGGGTGACGGTGTAGGGGCCGAAGAGGGGGATGACCCCGGGGACCCGGACGGTGACGGTGGCGGTGGTGAGGTCGGGGCCCGGGACGGGGTCGACGCGCGCGTTCAGCCATCCGCTCACGGCGGCCTGTCCCGCCGCCCCGCCGTCGCCGCCCTGCGAGGCGACCCGGGCGGCGGCCCGCGCGCCGGAACCGGCCTGGTTGATCCCGTACCCGATGAGGCCGAGCTGGATGGCGGCCATCCCGATGACCAGGAGGATGGGCAGGAACCCGGCGAACTCCAGCATGGAGACGCCCCGGTCGTCACCGGAGCGCCGCCGCGTCCGGCGCCCGTCGTCCGGGCGCGTCCCCGGCCTCCGCCGGCGATCCGTTCGCCGTCGCGGGTCCGGTCCCTGCCGCCGCGTCCGCCACCGCGCCCGCGACGGCGTCCCGGACCGCGTCCACATCCGCGCCCGCACCGGAGGAAGCGTCATCCGACGTCCCCCTCCAGCGCCGCGCCCGCCGTCCCTCTCACGTGCCACCCCGCGTCGAACCCCGGGAAGAAGAGCGGCACGTCGACGTCGACGGTGGCCCTCATCACCGGGCCCGCCGGAGCGCAGCCGATGCCCGCGTCCTGCCAGGAGCCCGGCAGATGGCTGCTCCCGGCCGTCCGGCACGCGCCGCCGACGTCACCGTCGACCGCGTACGCCGCCGTCGCCGCACGCGCCGCCTCGTCCGCCGCGTTCCCGGCCAGCGAGTACGAGTAGCCGTACAGCACGCACTGCCACAGGATCGTCATGACGACCAGCAGGATCGGGAACATCCCGGCGAATTCCAGGGTCACCGCGCCCCGGTCGCCGCTCCTCCGGCGCAGCGCCGACGCCCCGCGGTCCGGGGAGGCCTTCCGGCGACGGCCGCCGCTCCCGCCCTCCTGGGCGACGACCAGTCCCAGTTCGCCCGCCAGTGCCCACAGCGCCTGTTTGACGGTGGAGCGGGCGTCCAGGTCCTGCAGACGCCCCGCGTCCACGACGGACTGGAGCTCCTTGAAGGCGGCGGGGACCGCGGAGTCGGCGACTTTGGTGCCGGTGACGCGCTGGACCAGCGAGGGCTGGATCTCCGTACCGCGGGCGAAGCGGTTGACGACCGTCGTCGTCTCCTCGGCCTTGCGGATCTGGAGGCGGTCCCACATGCGGACCATGCGTTTGGCGGCGCGGACGGCGACGACGTCCGGGGTGACGAGGAGCAGTGCCCGGTCCGCCATCTCCACGGCCGCCGCGGTGGCGGAGTTCATCTGGGAGCCGCAGTCGACGATCACGACGTCGTGGCGGGAGCGCAGGACCGACAGCACCTGGCGGGTCACCCGGTCGGTGACCTCCTCGCCGCGTTCGCCCTCGGCGGGGGCGAGCAGCAGGCCGACGCCGCTGTCGTGGAGGTAGACGGCGTCCTGGAGGACGCGCGGGTTGATGTCGCTGATCCCGGCCAGGTCGGCGACCGACCGGCGGAACTGCACGTCCAGGTACGAGGCGACGTCCCCGGACTGGAGGTCGAGGTCCACCAGTGCCACGTCCCGTCCCGACGCCTGCGACGCCAGGGCGATCTGGACCGCCGTCACGGTCGTGCCGACGCCGCCCTTCGCGCCGGTGACCGTGACGACGGTGCCGCCGGGACCGGTGTAGAGCTCGGGCGTACCGCTGCCGAGGTGGCGCCGCATGCCGAGCGACCACCCGGCCGCGGCCTGGACGCGTTCGGCGAGGGCGTCGTAGCCGAGCGGCAGGCCGATGATGCCGCGGGCGCCGGAGTCCATGGCGGCGGTGAGGACACCGGTGCTGGCGTCGGCCGTGATGAGGACGACGCCGACCGCCGGGAAGCGCAGCACCAGATCGCGGATGAGGTCCAACGCCGGTACGGGGCCGATGCGTTCGTGGACGAGGACGACTTCGGGCAGCTCGTCGAGCGACTCGGCCGCGAGCCGGGCGAGGGTGTCGAGGAGCGCGGTGGAGTCGGGGACGGGCGGGGCGGGTTCGGCGTCGGCGAGCTGGCTGAGCAGCGTGGTGAGCGCTCGGGCCGAGTCGATGTCGCCGACGGCCGGGAGGATTCGGATGGTCATCGGCACGGCCCCGTGGGCGTGGACCTCATGCGCGGCCTCCTACTTGTCCTGGTCGAGGGTGTACGTGCGCTCGCCGGGGGCGACGGTGGTGTCGGAGCCGCCCGCGACCAGGGCGAGCCGGACGTGGGTCGCGAAGGACTCGGCGTACGCGACGCGTTGGGCGTCGGCGGTGTCGAGCGCGAAGGTGATGGGGACGGCCTGGGTGGCGGTGCGGCTGCGTTCGGCGCTGGACTGGCCGGGGTCGAGGGCGGTGAGCTTGCCGACGTCGATGACGCGGGCGTTCGCCACGATGACCTTGGACTGGTCCTTCTGCTTGTCGTTCTCGGCCTTGAAGGTGGCGTAGATGTTGACCCGCGCCCCCGGGTCGATCTTCCCGGCGACGCCGGTCGCCGCGTCGATCATGATGGCGATCTCCTGCTGGCCGGCTTCCAGTGCGGGCCGGTCCACGATCATGTCGCTCTGGAGCAGGGAGCCCTTCTCCAGCTGGGTGACGGCGATCTTGCCGCGGATCCGGGAGAGGTCCGTGACGGCCGTGGAGGACAGCCAGCGCTCGGGCATCGAGATCTTCTGGAACTGGTCGGCCGACAGCTCCTTGTAGGGCGCGATGTCGTCCTTCAGGCGGTACGCCGAGACCTCCGGGCCGACCTTGGAGTTCACGTCGCGGATCACCGAGAGCACTCCGGCGAAGGCGCCCAGGGCGCACAGGACCGAGAGGACCAGCAGGATGACGCCGCGGCGCTGGCGTGAGTTCATGACGCGGACAACCTCGATCGTGGGGCGGGGACGGCGGGGTCGAGCGGTCGTGCCTGGTGCTGTTCAGGTGTTGGTCCGATGTCGCGGTGGAGCCGTGAAGCCCGCGAGCCGTGTTGCTGTGGAACCGTGGTGGCACGGAGCCGTGGTGCCGGAATCCGCGCATCCGACGCGTGGGATGTGACCTGTGCGGCTTATGTCATGCCCCGGGGCAGGGCACGCACTGGAGAGGATGCCCGCACCGCGGCGACCGGAAGCTCCGACGGCGGTGGCAGCGGCGCGGCACAGAAACCGCAGCGGTCACCGATGAGTTCGAGCCCGCACCAGTGGCACTCCTCCCGCCGGACGGACGACACGAGTTGGTAGAGCACGGAGACGTCGTACAGACCGGCGGCGAACTCGGCCAGCTTGGTGGTGCCCCACCAGCGCCCCGACTCCTCGGGCAGCGGCACGGTCGCGACGGCTTGTACGCGCCAGGCGGGCGCGAGGGTCGACGTGACCCAGTCCGAGGGCGGCTGACCGGTGGCCACCAGCAGCCGGGTGCCGAACTCGGGCCCGGCGATCTCGTCCTGCCCGATCCGCGCGAGCTGGGGCCGCGGAGTGGCCAGCACGGCGAACTGGGCGCCTGGCACCCATGACTTGGCGTGCGACTTCAGGGTCACCGGCACCCGGTCGAGCTTGGCGACCGAGCCGAGCAGGGCGCCGGCGTAGATGTAGTGGGCGAGCAGCCGGGCGGAGGAGGCGAGCACGCCCGGACTGAAGTCGCAGACCGACAGCTGGCGCAACTGCTGTGCGAGCAGGGCGAGTCCGAGAGGGGGCAGGTCGACGCCGAGCAGCGCGATCCGGTCGCTCTCCAGGACGGAGCGGACGGTGTGCAGGCGCCTGGTCACGGCCGCGTCGGCCGAGGCCGGATAGAGCGCGATGACGTACCCGTGCTGCTCGATGAGCGTATGCATTCCCGTGAGGGAGTCCTCGAGGGTGTCGAGGGGCTGGACGACCGCGGGCGGAGTCTGCCGGTCGTGCGGCGGCAGCACCAGGTCGGAACTGGTGACGGCTATCGCGGTCGGCACGCTGCACACACCCCGTTCGCCGCGGCGAGGTGGTCAACCACCGCCACGGATCGCCCCTGTTTCGTCATGGACCGCCACAGTTGGCCGCAGATCGTCACTGTGACGTCCTCTTGCATCAGCACCATATCCACGGCATGGCCCGCTCAACACCGAATCGACCAGATCATCTCACGGAAGGTGCGGGCATGATCAACGGAGAGTAAGACGAATACGCGACAACTCGCCCGCGCCAGAGGGGGGTTGGGATTTCCGGTCGCTCCCCGAGGTATTGACAACGAGATTGGTCTGGACCAACTTGTAATCCAGCGGTGGCCGCCGTTCCGTATCACTCCCCACCTCCCCGGAGGACCCAGTGGACCGCGTCACACGCATGCCCGCACGGAGATGGGCGGTCGGCCTGGCCACCGCAGTCACCGCCTCCGTCCTCTCCCTCACCGGCCTGGCGGGCCAGGCCCAGGCCGCCGACGTCAACAACGCCAAGAACGGCGGCTACGAGTCGGGCCTGAGCAACTGGACCTGTACCGCGGGCAGCGGTGCGACGGTGTCCTCACCGGTGCACGGGGGCTCGGCGGCGCTCAAGGCGACGCCCGCCGGGCAGGACAACGCCCAGTGCACCCAGTCCGTCAAGGTCAAGCCCAACTCGGCCTACACGCTGAGCGCCTGGGTGCAGGGCGGGTACTCCTACCTCGGCGTGACCGGCACGGGCACCACGGACGTGTCGACCTGGACCCCGGACTCCGCCTCCTGGAAGCAGCTCTCGACCACCTTCACCACCGGCGCCTCGACGACCTCGGTGACGGTCTACACCCACGGGTGGTACGGCCAGGCCGCCTACTACGCCGACGACCTCTCGGTCTTCGGCCCCGACGGCGGCGGAGGCGGCGACCCGGCCCCGACGGTCCCCGCGGCACCCGGTGGTCTGGCCGTCTCCTCCACCACCTCCTCCTCCGTCTCCCTGACCTGGAACACGGTGTCGGGCGCGACGGGTTACAACGTCTACCGGTCCGGCACGAAGGTGACGGCGGTGACCGGGACCTCGGCGACGGTGACCGGCCTGACGGCGTCCACCTCGTACCCCTTCCAGGTCACGGCGACCAACTCGGCGGGCGAGTCCACGAAGTCGGCGACGGTGACGGGGACGACGAGCGCGACCTCGGGCGGCGGCGGGGGCACCACGCTGCCGAAGCACGCCGTCACGGGCTACTGGCAGAACTTCAACAACGGCGCGACGGTCCAGAAGATCTCCGCCGTCCAGTCCCAGTACGACATCATCGCGGTGGCCTTCGCGGACGCGACCGGCACACCGGGCGCGGTGGGCTTCACCCTCGACTCGGCCGGCCTCGGCGGCTACACGGTCGACCAGTTCAAGGCGGACATCAAGGCCAAGCAGGCCGCGGGCAAGAAGGTCGTCATCTCCATCGGCGGACAGAACGGCACGGTGTCCATCAACGACCCGACGTCCGCGGCGAACTTCGCGAACTCCGTCTACTCCCTCATGCAGACGTACGGCTTCGACGGCGTCGACATCGACCTGGAGAACGGCCTCAACGCGACGTACATGACGCAGGCCCTGCGCTCCCTGTCGTCCAGGGCGGGCTCGTCCCTGATCATCACGATGGCCCCGCAGACGATCGACATGCAGTCCACCTCGAACGCCTATTTCCAGACCGCCCTGAACATCAAGGACATCCTCACGGTCGTCAACATGCAGTACTACAACAGCGGTTCGATGCTGGGCTGTGACGGCAAGGTGTACTCGCAGGGCTCGGTCGACTTCCTGACCGCCCTCGCCTGCATCCAGCTCCAGGGCGGCCTGGCCCCCTCGCAGGTGGGCCTGGGGCTCCCGGCCTCGACGAGCGGCGCGGGCAGCGGCTACGTCTCGCCGACGGTCGTGAACAACGCCCTCGACTGCCTCGCCAAGGGTACGAACTGCGGTTCCTTCAAGCCCTCCAAGACCTATCCGGACCTGCGCGGCGCGATGACCTGGTCGACGAACTGGGACGCGTCGGCGGGCAACGCGTGGTCGAACTCGGTGGGGGCGCACGTGCACGGGCTCGGCTGAGCCCGTACCTCCACCCGCCATCGGCACGAAGGGCGACCCCCCGCGGGGTCGCCCTTCCCGTTACCTCCGGTCCGGCACGGGAGGGGCGACCGGCCGGAATCCGGCCGGTCGCCCCTCCCGGCCCTTTGTCAACTCTTGACCTGCTCATGCCATGCCCTCACCATGAGCGCCACACCCGCACAGGCACGTCGCACTGATCCCACCCCCCAGCTCCACCCCCACATCCGGTGACCCCGGATTCCTGGAGAAGCAAGGAGACTTCATGCGACCTCCCACACGCGGCAGACGGGCCGCCGCTCTCGCCACCCTGCTGGCACTCGCCCTGGCGGTGCCCCTCACCGGCTCGGGAACCAGCGCCACGGCGACCGGGGCGAAAGCCCCCGCACCCTCGGCCGACGACATCCGCCAGTACGAGATCCACCAGAGCACCACCCCGGTGACCCGCACCGCCATCCAGCAGACCGGCGTCACCGTGGACGAGGCCGACGAGGAGAGCGTCGTCGTCTCGGGCCGCGCGGACCAGGCCGGGGAACTGCGCCGGCTCGGCTACGAGATCTCGCCGCTGGGCTCGGCCCCGAACCGTTCGAACGGCGCCGGCGATCTCCGCCTCCTCGACTTCCCCTCGGCCGACGCGAAGTACCACAACTACGCCGAGGCGAACGCGGAGATAGACCAGCGGCTCGCGGCCCACCCCGGCATCATGAGCAAGCGGGTGATCGGGAAGTCCTACCAGGGCCGGGACATCATCGCCGTCAAGGTCAGCGACAACGTGGCGACCGACGAGAACGAGCCCGAGGTCCTGCTCACCTTCCACCAGCACGCCCGCGAGCACCTGACCGTCGAGATGGCGCTGTACCTGCTGCGCGAGCTGGGAGCCGGCTACGGCAGTGACTCCCGGGTCACCAACATGGTGAACAACCGCGAGATCTGGATCGTCCCCGACCTCAACCCTGACGGCGGCGAGTACGACATCGCGACCGGGTCGTACCGCTCGTGGCGCAAGAACCGGCAGCCCAACAGCGGGAGTTCGTACGTCGGCACCGACCTCAACCGAAACTGGAACTACCGCTGGGGCTGCTGCGGCGGCTCGTCCGGGTCCACGTCCTCCGAGACCTACCGCGGCGGGTCCGCCGAGTCGGCGCCCGAGGTGAAGGTGGTCGCCGACTTCGTGCGCGGCCGGGTCGTCGGCGGCAAGCAGCAGATCAGGGCCGGGATCGACTTCCACACGTACAGCGAACTCGTGCTGTGGCCCTTCGGGTACACCACCGCCGACACCGCGACCGGCATGACCGCGGACGACGCCGCCGCGTTCAAGGCCGTCGGACGGAAGATGGCCGCGAGCAACGGGTACACGCCGGAGCAGTCCAGCGACCTTTACATCACGGACGGTTCGATCGACGACTATCTCTGGGGCACCCAGAAGATCTTCGACTTCACCTTCGAGATGTACCCGACGTCCAGCTCCGGCGGCGGGTTCTACCCGCCCGACGAGGTGATCGAGCGGGAGACCTCGCGCAACCGGGACGCCGTGCTCCAACTGCTGGAGAACGCGGACTGCATGTACCGGTCCATCGGCAAGGAAGCGCAGTACTGCGGCTGACCGGGACGGTCCGCCCGGGGGGAACCGCGCGACCACGTACGGCTGGTCGCGCGGTTCCGCCCGCGCCTACGGGGTTTCTTCGGCCGGGGCTTCCTCGGCCGGGGCGGCCTTCGCCGAAATGCCCTTGGCCGGGGTGGCCTTGACTGCGGCGTCCTCGGCCGAGGTGCCTTCGGCCGCAGCGTCCATGACCGCACTGTCCTT includes:
- a CDS encoding response regulator transcription factor gives rise to the protein MPDQALIGPPLRVLVADDNPVVRAGLAALLGGHPDIEVVAQAANGADAVTAATAHPPDVVLLDVRMPGTDGLTALPDLARLAPVMMLTYSREPEVVAEASRRGAGGYLVHGEFTTAELIAAVWDMGRRPRVLLDSLGVSYEPNEISSQMQPFVGQSSKAHPDRGARLRRRAPDRLDFDLSAREVEVMDLIAAGMNNRQIAAACFISEKTVKNHINRIFAKLHSSSRSEAIAHWLGTAREGWSR
- a CDS encoding sensor histidine kinase produces the protein MNTRRTPPPWLPPAPRQSRPGTRTRPDARTGRPGASRGHSRTPPGRLWARLVGPWAPERPASPAGHPEAGAAGAAGPAGGTATPTRRGPDGEARQRASNWPGGAGPGYLADDAPAPGSVRLQLNALQALCRQAFAVRLAAIAIGAPFAMANATDGLSRYTVLAAAVLGVMGSYAMLRDWDRFGPRLLAHPTLMAVDLAFGAVLLLTASPASPLAYATVCTPLLAGLLYGWRGSGVFTGLQLIVLVTVYRAWQHHPGAGANTLLVAGFCVGAGIIGVTLRNLMFRFGTASQALSEANSRLAVAEAVESERARLAREMHDSVAKTLHGLALAAEALAASASADGADPGTLKRQASTVAGAARRAAAESRDLLSDLRHHTDLTSAGTDILSELDHVVASFEARTHLTTELRHHGDRPVLSYATARHVLAIVSEALENTHRHAHAKAVTVEVEPRTQESEFVVRVRDDGVGPPPGAALGDLTRTGHFGLLGMTERAASLGGRIDLNRSEHGGAEVRLTLPLAPAPPHTPQEEAAHA
- a CDS encoding DUF5936 domain-containing protein; amino-acid sequence: MLPLLLALVTAAAVAGALLGIRMIRADAKLPSDLALALEVGGTRVSKADSAVDRLGMRFAPAVLRLMGPRRVDAKRRRIDMAGNPGGLTLNRYAARRAVYGVFGVLLGLIFLSNGQLLFAVLSLTFGLVAADALIWQAVRERKEAIDRILPDFLDVLAVVVSAGLGFRQALDRVAEKYEGPWADELRITLRQMDMGVSRRQAFDELRRRNSSEQVAQFVSALQQGEELGSPIAETLIQLATDMRRTDAQNARRRAAKTIPKATMVTLVFMLPATMILIATGMFLGSGTNFGSILGR
- a CDS encoding type II secretion system F family protein, translated to MNDPAVLALGATVLCGTLAVAGVHTYASGRAQRQALVDRLSGGGPLRTAAGRVRRFAAVDRRLRRTRLGRSIHLRLSATGLDVTAGEFATYVTAVVVALWLIAASVLAPFFGPIAALVGVWSAVIFLNWQRQRRIEAFIGQLPDVARLLANATAAGLAMRTALAMAAEELENPAGEELAHVADQLLMGRTIDDALGELSERLPSRELIVLVTTLVLANKAGGSVVSSLRNLTQTLEDRKETRREVRTMLSEVNATAFTVPLLGLGSLLLINSSNEGALARVTGSGLGQALVLISLGLYTVGFFVIRRLGKIEV
- a CDS encoding CpaF family protein, with product MSLRSRLATPDEGGPAREDGHLVAVYRAKLLEEIDLAEMSSLAAAERRVRLERVLGHIISREGPVLSSAERSQLIRRVVDEALGLGVLEPLLADASITEIMVNGPDSIFVERAGRVEQLPLRFASTEQLMQTIERIVSTVNRRVDESNPMVDARLPTGERVNVIIPPLALTGPTLTIRRFPRAYTLPELIGLGSLDEQMLMLLAAFVRARFNLIVSGGTGSGKTTLLNALSGLIPSHERIITIEDSAELQLQQEHVIRLESRPPNVEGKGQITIRDLVRNSLRMRPDRIIVGEVRGGETLDMLQAMSTGHDGSLATVHANSAEDALMRLQTLGSMSEVLIPFEALKDQINSAVDVVVQLSRHADGSRRITEIALLVSHGREQFRVVPVTRFVPRPVGPDRVVHGHFEHLPLPRPVAEKLYVANEPLPPAFGVVEVLDALDPRQAIG
- a CDS encoding TadE/TadG family type IV pilus assembly protein, with the translated sequence MLEFAGFLPILLVIGMAAIQLGLIGYGINQAGSGARAAARVASQGGDGGAAGQAAVSGWLNARVDPVPGPDLTTATVTVRVPGVIPLFGPYTVTRQATMPTDD
- a CDS encoding AAA family ATPase gives rise to the protein MTIRILPAVGDIDSARALTTLLSQLADAEPAPPVPDSTALLDTLARLAAESLDELPEVVLVHERIGPVPALDLIRDLVLRFPAVGVVLITADASTGVLTAAMDSGARGIIGLPLGYDALAERVQAAAGWSLGMRRHLGSGTPELYTGPGGTVVTVTGAKGGVGTTVTAVQIALASQASGRDVALVDLDLQSGDVASYLDVQFRRSVADLAGISDINPRVLQDAVYLHDSGVGLLLAPAEGERGEEVTDRVTRQVLSVLRSRHDVVIVDCGSQMNSATAAAVEMADRALLLVTPDVVAVRAAKRMVRMWDRLQIRKAEETTTVVNRFARGTEIQPSLVQRVTGTKVADSAVPAAFKELQSVVDAGRLQDLDARSTVKQALWALAGELGLVVAQEGGSGGRRRKASPDRGASALRRRSGDRGAVTLEFAGMFPILLVVMTILWQCVLYGYSYSLAGNAADEAARAATAAYAVDGDVGGACRTAGSSHLPGSWQDAGIGCAPAGPVMRATVDVDVPLFFPGFDAGWHVRGTAGAALEGDVG